From Chryseobacterium salivictor, a single genomic window includes:
- a CDS encoding deoxyuridine 5'-triphosphate nucleotidohydrolase, whose amino-acid sequence MEYSKEFKEAISNFTSQEKDKLIIRLLKKDRILSHRLYFELIDPETADDKRNQMESLIKNEVSVAVKKFGRTKYFLPAIRKVSAKITEHVKITTDKFGEVSLTLLLVSETLKQAPKTGDHYKLYIYLLNKIFRSFVLTKKLDPDYYLDLREIFEEVHQQIVKNKSLEDLTLHNGLFLSWFDPENIPDHIDLILKGIKAEGLLR is encoded by the coding sequence ATGGAATATTCAAAAGAATTTAAAGAAGCGATTTCAAATTTCACCTCTCAGGAAAAAGATAAATTGATTATCCGTTTGCTTAAAAAAGACAGGATTTTATCGCACCGGCTTTATTTCGAACTCATCGATCCGGAAACTGCCGATGACAAGAGAAATCAAATGGAATCTCTCATCAAAAATGAAGTTTCGGTTGCCGTGAAAAAATTCGGACGAACCAAATATTTCCTGCCAGCGATTCGAAAAGTGAGCGCAAAAATAACAGAACATGTTAAGATTACAACGGATAAATTCGGCGAAGTTTCTTTAACGCTTTTATTAGTGAGTGAAACATTAAAACAAGCCCCAAAAACCGGTGATCACTACAAATTATATATTTATCTCCTTAATAAAATATTCCGTTCTTTTGTTTTAACTAAAAAATTAGATCCTGATTATTATTTAGATTTACGGGAAATTTTTGAAGAAGTTCATCAGCAAATTGTAAAAAATAAAAGCCTGGAAGATCTCACGTTGCACAACGGATTATTTCTAAGTTGGTTCGATCCTGAAAACATTCCTGACCACATTGATTTAATTCTGAAAGGAATCAAGGCAGAAGGATTATTGCGCTGA
- the leuS gene encoding leucine--tRNA ligase, translated as MFYDHQSIDKKWQKFWEENQTYKTENTTDKPKFYVLDMFPYPSGAGLHVGHPLGYIASDIYARYKRHQGYNVLHPIGYDSFGLPAEQYAIQTGQHPAVTTEENITRYEQQMRKIGFSFDWSREVRTSDSSFYKWTQWIFLQLFDSWYNKTTDKAEDIKELIRHFENHGTQNLSAVQNDQLDFTAEEWKSASELDQQDILLNYRLAYRAETTVNWCPGLGTVLANDEIKDGKSERGGFPVFQKKMMQWSMRITAYSERLLQGLNSLDWPQPLKDAQEYWIGKSQGAQVTFGVEDSAEKISVFTTRPDTIFGATFMVLAPENPLVKSLTIESQKEEVENYIEQTSKKTERDRMSDVKNVSGAFTGSYALNPFTNQEMPVYISDYVLMGYGTGAVMAVPAHDERDHRFAKKFGLTIINVIENDNDIQEESFDSKDSVCVNSEFLNGLKYDDAKSLIISEIEKRNIGHRTTNYRQRDAIFSRQRYWGEPVPVYYKEGMPYTLPVSALPLELPDVEKYLPTEDGDPPLGNAKNFAWDEANQKIVSTDLIDDEKVFPLELSTMPGWAGSSWYFLRYMDPKNEEVFTDKNLSDYWGQVDLYIGGSEHATGHLLYSRFWNMFMKDRGYIDHEEPFKKLINQGMILGMSAYVLRIDGTNQFVSKGLAKDYQVQKIHVDVSLLKGGTDELDTEKFNNWRPEYADAEFILEDGKYICEREVEKMSKSKYNVVNPDDICDEYGADCLRLYEMFLGPLEQSKPWNTQGLSGVYGFLKKFYNLYFNGDDFEVSEDEPSKQEYKILHTLIKKVVSDIDNFSFNTSVSQFMIAVNELQKLKTNKRNILESLAIIVSPYAPHVAEELWSKLGHTGSIEFAPFPKFEEKFLIEDEIEYPVSFNGKMRFKLSLSAELSVPEIQEIVLADNRTMEQLQGNNPKKVIIVPKKIINIVL; from the coding sequence ATGTTTTACGACCATCAATCCATCGACAAAAAGTGGCAGAAATTCTGGGAAGAAAATCAAACCTATAAAACTGAAAATACAACTGATAAACCGAAATTTTATGTTTTGGATATGTTTCCTTATCCTTCCGGTGCGGGTTTACATGTTGGTCATCCGCTGGGTTATATCGCGTCAGATATTTATGCGAGATATAAAAGGCATCAGGGTTATAATGTCCTGCATCCGATTGGTTACGATTCCTTTGGACTTCCGGCGGAACAATATGCGATACAAACCGGTCAGCATCCTGCGGTAACAACGGAAGAAAATATCACGCGGTACGAACAGCAAATGCGTAAAATCGGTTTTTCATTTGATTGGAGCAGAGAAGTGAGAACTTCAGATTCTTCTTTTTATAAGTGGACACAATGGATTTTTCTTCAGCTTTTCGATTCCTGGTATAATAAAACGACTGATAAAGCAGAAGATATTAAAGAATTGATTCGTCATTTCGAAAACCACGGAACTCAAAATTTATCAGCGGTTCAAAACGATCAGTTAGATTTCACTGCAGAAGAATGGAAAAGTGCTTCTGAGCTGGATCAACAGGATATTTTGTTAAACTACCGTTTAGCTTACCGTGCAGAAACTACTGTAAATTGGTGTCCGGGTTTAGGAACTGTTTTGGCGAATGATGAGATAAAAGATGGGAAATCTGAAAGAGGTGGTTTTCCTGTTTTTCAAAAGAAAATGATGCAGTGGAGCATGAGAATCACTGCCTATTCTGAAAGATTACTGCAAGGTTTAAATTCTTTGGATTGGCCCCAACCGCTGAAAGATGCGCAGGAATACTGGATCGGAAAATCTCAGGGTGCGCAGGTGACTTTCGGTGTTGAAGATTCTGCAGAAAAAATCTCCGTTTTCACCACGCGTCCAGATACGATTTTCGGGGCAACCTTTATGGTTTTGGCACCTGAGAATCCTTTGGTTAAAAGCTTAACGATAGAAAGTCAAAAAGAAGAGGTTGAAAATTATATCGAACAGACTTCTAAGAAAACGGAGCGGGACCGAATGTCTGACGTGAAGAATGTGAGTGGTGCATTCACCGGAAGTTATGCTTTGAATCCGTTTACCAATCAGGAGATGCCGGTTTATATTTCTGATTATGTGTTGATGGGTTATGGAACAGGCGCGGTAATGGCTGTTCCTGCACATGACGAACGCGATCACCGTTTTGCGAAAAAATTCGGTTTGACGATCATTAATGTTATTGAAAATGACAATGATATTCAGGAAGAGTCTTTTGATTCGAAAGATTCTGTTTGTGTGAATTCAGAATTTTTAAATGGATTAAAATATGATGACGCTAAATCATTAATTATCTCTGAGATTGAAAAGAGAAATATCGGTCATAGGACAACCAATTACCGACAGCGGGATGCGATTTTTTCCCGCCAGAGATATTGGGGAGAACCGGTTCCTGTTTATTATAAAGAGGGAATGCCGTACACTTTGCCGGTTTCAGCGTTGCCGTTGGAATTACCTGACGTTGAGAAATATCTTCCAACTGAAGATGGTGATCCACCTTTAGGAAACGCTAAAAATTTCGCCTGGGATGAAGCAAATCAGAAAATTGTTTCGACTGATCTGATCGACGATGAAAAGGTTTTTCCTTTAGAATTATCCACGATGCCGGGTTGGGCAGGAAGTTCATGGTATTTCTTAAGATATATGGATCCTAAAAACGAAGAAGTCTTTACCGATAAAAATCTTTCAGATTATTGGGGACAGGTCGATCTGTATATTGGCGGAAGCGAACACGCCACCGGACATTTACTGTATTCCCGTTTCTGGAATATGTTTATGAAAGACCGTGGTTACATTGATCATGAAGAACCGTTTAAAAAACTGATTAATCAGGGAATGATTTTGGGGATGAGCGCGTATGTTTTAAGAATTGATGGAACGAACCAATTTGTTTCTAAAGGTTTAGCAAAAGATTACCAGGTTCAAAAAATCCATGTTGATGTTTCTTTATTAAAAGGAGGAACCGATGAACTCGATACAGAGAAATTTAATAACTGGCGTCCAGAATACGCTGATGCTGAATTTATCTTAGAAGATGGGAAATACATTTGCGAACGCGAGGTCGAAAAAATGTCCAAATCCAAATACAACGTCGTAAATCCCGATGATATTTGTGACGAATATGGCGCAGACTGTCTGCGTTTGTATGAAATGTTCCTTGGTCCGTTGGAGCAGTCAAAACCGTGGAATACCCAAGGCTTAAGTGGGGTTTACGGATTTTTGAAAAAGTTCTATAACCTTTATTTTAATGGAGATGATTTCGAAGTTTCAGAGGATGAACCATCAAAACAGGAATATAAAATCCTGCATACACTAATTAAAAAAGTGGTGTCGGATATTGATAATTTTTCATTTAACACCTCAGTTTCGCAGTTTATGATTGCGGTAAACGAATTGCAGAAGCTGAAAACCAATAAAAGAAATATCCTGGAATCTTTAGCAATTATTGTTTCGCCGTATGCTCCACATGTTGCAGAGGAGTTGTGGAGCAAATTAGGACATACCGGGTCGATCGAGTTTGCGCCTTTCCCCAAATTTGAAGAAAAGTTTTTGATAGAAGATGAAATCGAATATCCGGTGAGTTTTAATGGGAAGATGAGATTTAAATTAAGTCTTTCCGCAGAGTTATCAGTACCTGAAATTCAGGAAATAGTTTTAGCTGATAATCGGACAATGGAACAATTACAGGGAAATAATCCAAAAAAAGTAATCATTGTACCGAAAAAAATAATTAATATTGTTCTCTGA
- a CDS encoding MotA/TolQ/ExbB proton channel family protein — MEMNVSNNEEQVVAKKLGGLNPALIIPVLILIGIAIYIFVLGNPGNFKADPRLDGLSSVAFSGLETKELHPGNGFMGVIYMGGPIVPILISFMIIVIVFSIERALVLGKATGKGDVDNFVLTVRRLLNQNKVDEAIEECDRQEGSIGNVVKEGLTTYKALSNDTTMNKEQKMVALNKSIEEATTLEMPMLEKNMMILSTLGTVATLVALLGTVIGMIKAFSALGSGGGTPDSAALSIGISEALVNTALGIGTSAVAIILYNYFTSKIDGLTFKIDEIAMSIQQSFAEFH; from the coding sequence ATGGAAATGAATGTTTCAAACAACGAGGAGCAAGTAGTTGCTAAAAAATTAGGAGGTTTAAATCCGGCGTTAATAATCCCTGTTCTTATATTAATAGGAATCGCTATTTACATCTTTGTATTAGGTAACCCAGGTAATTTTAAAGCTGACCCAAGGCTTGATGGTCTTTCATCTGTAGCTTTTTCAGGTTTAGAAACCAAAGAATTACACCCAGGTAATGGTTTTATGGGAGTTATTTACATGGGAGGACCAATCGTACCTATTCTTATTTCTTTTATGATTATCGTAATCGTATTCTCAATCGAACGTGCTTTAGTGTTAGGTAAAGCAACAGGAAAAGGAGACGTTGATAATTTCGTATTAACTGTAAGAAGATTATTGAATCAAAACAAAGTTGATGAAGCAATCGAAGAATGCGACAGACAGGAAGGATCTATCGGAAATGTAGTGAAAGAAGGATTAACCACCTACAAAGCATTATCCAATGATACTACCATGAACAAAGAGCAGAAAATGGTAGCACTTAACAAATCGATCGAAGAGGCTACAACTCTTGAAATGCCAATGTTAGAGAAAAACATGATGATTCTTTCTACTTTGGGTACCGTAGCAACTTTGGTAGCACTATTGGGAACAGTAATCGGGATGATTAAAGCATTTAGCGCATTGGGTTCTGGTGGAGGTACTCCAGATTCTGCTGCATTATCAATCGGTATTTCTGAAGCGTTAGTAAATACTGCTTTAGGTATTGGTACATCTGCGGTTGCAATTATTCTTTATAACTATTTTACTTCTAAGATTGACGGATTAACGTTCAAAATTGACGAAATCGCAATGTCAATCCAGCAGTCATTTGCCGAATTCCACTAA
- a CDS encoding glycosyltransferase family 2 protein: MPEVSIITPCYNSANFLEETIQSVLNQKFTDWEWLVTDDCSSDDSVKIIKKINDSRITLTVAERNGGAGHARNLSLEKATGKFITFLDADDYWEPDFLEEMVSFMKKEKAELAYSNYARCDKSLNPKIADFQADKEVTFDNLLKTCRLSLLSSMYDSERVGKEYFPAGSKREDHVMWLNLLKKIPVGKPLPKTMAKYRMHASSISRKKTNIMKDQYLVYKDYMHFSTLKSWYYTANWALNGFMKYSKFFN; the protein is encoded by the coding sequence ATGCCCGAAGTTTCCATCATTACGCCCTGCTATAATTCTGCAAATTTCTTAGAAGAAACCATTCAGTCGGTGCTCAATCAAAAATTCACTGATTGGGAATGGTTGGTCACAGATGATTGTTCTTCGGATGATTCTGTGAAAATAATCAAGAAAATTAATGATTCGCGAATTACCCTGACGGTCGCAGAAAGAAATGGTGGCGCTGGTCATGCCCGAAATTTATCTCTGGAAAAAGCCACAGGAAAATTCATTACTTTTTTAGATGCTGATGATTATTGGGAACCCGACTTTTTAGAGGAAATGGTTTCGTTTATGAAAAAAGAAAAAGCCGAACTCGCCTATTCCAATTATGCGAGATGTGATAAGAGTTTAAATCCAAAAATAGCAGATTTTCAGGCAGACAAAGAGGTTACTTTTGATAACCTGTTAAAAACCTGTCGCTTATCTTTATTAAGTTCCATGTACGATTCTGAAAGAGTAGGCAAAGAATATTTCCCGGCTGGAAGCAAACGGGAAGATCATGTCATGTGGCTGAATTTATTAAAGAAAATTCCGGTCGGAAAACCATTGCCGAAAACCATGGCAAAATACAGAATGCACGCAAGCAGCATTTCCAGAAAAAAGACCAACATTATGAAAGACCAGTATTTGGTGTATAAAGATTATATGCATTTTTCTACCTTAAAATCCTGGTATTACACGGCGAATTGGGCATTAAACGGATTTATGAAATACTCTAAATTTTTTAATTAA
- a CDS encoding 3-deoxy-D-manno-octulosonic acid transferase, whose translation MFFYNLFIRLLISFMRIGAVFNYKLKKGLAGRRQSCDLVKAEFSPEDHVIWMHAASLGEYEQGLPVLEKLKDQYPDHKILITFFSPSGYENLIKKDTVADVICYLPFDTEKWVKEFTSNFKTAIFFTVKYDYWYHLLEELKKQGAEIYVVSALFYETQIFFKVYGGWFAKQLKKNVDFFFHQTRHSTALAKGIGLSNSMTTGDTRYDRVRKLRERDNSVDFIGEFTQGHKTVIFGSSWEAEERLAEIIAAKNKDVKIIIAPHDLKRVAHLKTLFPAAILYSQITDKESVRFLNVKVLIIDCIGLLSKLYSYGDLAVVGGGFHSKGLHNILEAATFGIPVFFGNQYTKNPEADELIARNGGQSFEDEFFAAPYLLGLLKDDAGLKKMGNNARNFIEEQPIASEIILEQIVKKHQLKQ comes from the coding sequence ATGTTTTTTTACAACCTTTTCATCCGTTTGCTGATTTCCTTCATGAGAATTGGAGCCGTTTTTAATTATAAATTAAAAAAAGGTTTGGCCGGAAGAAGGCAGAGTTGTGATTTGGTGAAGGCTGAATTCTCTCCGGAAGATCACGTAATCTGGATGCATGCCGCGAGTTTGGGAGAATATGAACAGGGACTTCCTGTCCTGGAAAAATTGAAGGATCAATATCCTGATCATAAAATTTTAATTACCTTTTTCTCACCATCGGGTTACGAGAATCTCATTAAAAAAGATACGGTTGCCGACGTGATTTGTTATCTTCCTTTCGATACCGAGAAATGGGTGAAAGAGTTTACTTCAAATTTTAAAACAGCTATTTTCTTTACCGTAAAATATGATTATTGGTATCATCTTTTAGAAGAACTGAAAAAGCAGGGAGCAGAAATATACGTTGTCTCGGCGTTGTTTTATGAAACACAAATTTTCTTTAAAGTCTATGGAGGTTGGTTTGCAAAACAGCTGAAAAAAAATGTGGATTTCTTTTTCCATCAAACCAGACATTCAACTGCGCTGGCGAAGGGAATTGGCTTGAGTAATTCGATGACCACAGGAGATACCCGGTACGACAGGGTTCGCAAGCTGCGCGAGAGAGATAATTCGGTGGATTTTATCGGCGAGTTTACGCAAGGTCACAAAACGGTTATCTTTGGAAGTTCCTGGGAGGCGGAAGAACGGCTGGCAGAAATTATCGCTGCAAAAAATAAAGACGTGAAGATAATTATCGCACCTCACGATTTAAAAAGGGTCGCTCATTTGAAAACATTATTTCCGGCGGCGATTCTTTATTCCCAGATTACCGACAAAGAATCTGTACGCTTCTTAAATGTAAAAGTGCTGATTATCGATTGTATCGGACTGCTTTCCAAATTGTATTCTTACGGTGATTTAGCAGTGGTTGGCGGTGGTTTTCATTCAAAAGGGCTTCACAATATTTTAGAAGCAGCCACTTTCGGAATTCCCGTTTTCTTCGGAAATCAATACACGAAAAATCCGGAAGCTGACGAGCTTATTGCCAGAAACGGTGGGCAATCTTTTGAAGACGAATTTTTTGCCGCTCCTTATTTATTAGGTTTGTTAAAAGATGATGCCGGTTTAAAAAAGATGGGAAATAATGCCCGGAATTTTATTGAAGAACAGCCAATAGCTTCCGAAATTATTCTTGAACAGATTGTGAAAAAGCATCAGCTTAAACAATAG